CAGCCGACGAGCGCGTCGGGCTTCCCTTTGCTGCGCGGCCGTTCGTCGACCATCTTGCCCCAGACGATCAAACGGTACGTACTCGTGAATTCGGGTGTACAGGTCGTCAAAGTGATGTACCGGCCCGGCCCGGTGAACCCCGAACCCGGCGGAACCGGACCAATCACGGAGACGTTTGACGGCGATGTCTGCGGAAGAGTCTTCGTCGCCTCGTACGTGTAGTACGCGTCCTGCGTCTCGACCACGATCAGGTCACCGGGGGCCAGCCGGTTGATGTAGCGGAACGGTTCTCCGTGCGTATTGCGGTGACCGGCCAGCGCGAAATTGCCCTGCTTGGCCGACGGCATCGCGGTGCGCAGCGTGCCCTCGCTGTAGTGACCGATCATGCCTCTGTCGAGGACCTTCTCCTTGCTGGTGCCCTCGGCGATCGGAACGACCACATCCAGTTTCGGGATGTGGATGATGGCGAATCCCTGCCCCGCTTCGAACGCACCGGGGTTGCGGTCACCCTTCGCCCAGTCGTCCTGGATCTTGTGCGTCTCCTTGCCGGCGTACTGGTCGGCGCGCACATTCGTCCACCACAGCTGGTACGTCACGAACAGCAGCATCAGCACGCCGAGCGAGATGAACAGCTCCCCGACGACCCGACTGGCGACAACGGCCGGACTGTCCTTGGCCGCACGCGCCGCACGCCGTGCCTCGACGCGCGACATCGGCTTCGCGGCCGAAGCCGATGCGGCCGGCTCCGTGGCTGACGCCATGCTCTCCGGCTGCGGTCCGGTACGCCTACGGCCGCGCCCCTTGGCAGCGCGCCGCCGCTCGGCGCGGCCTCCGGTGCGCGGTTCCGGATCAACGCTCTCGGGCCCCGCGCCCGGTTCCGCGAAACTCTCCGCATCGCTCACCGATCCCGGTCCCGGTGCCGACATCGGCTCCGGCATCGTCACCGGAACCGCCTGGTCGACCAGGCGCCGGGTGTCCGCCGTCCGCAGACCAACCGTCTCGTCGTCGAGCGGGAAGGCGCGGGTGACGGGCTGCGCCCGGTGCGTCGACGCAGGCGTTGACGCAGGCGTTGACGCAGGTGTCGGCGCGGACGCAGACACGGGTGCCGACGCGGGGGACGGCGCGGGCGTCTGCTGCCCGTACCAGTCCCGTTCGAACCCCTCGGGGTCGTACCACTCCGGCGGGGTCTCCTCGGGCCTCTGCGCCCCGTGTGGCGCCTGTTCCTGCGCCTGTGTCCGGGCCCGCGCCTGTCTCTGTTCCTGCGGCGGCTGATCCGGCGCCCGGTGCAGCCCCCGCCCCCGTGCCCGCTCCTGCCCCGGCAGCGGGTCGTTCAGCGGATCCGCCAGCTGGTCGACCGCCGCCTCGAACGCGCCTGCGGCCTCGTACGCTCCCTGCTCGTACGGGCTGTCCTGTCCGGCGTCATGTTCGGGGCGGAGTGCGGTCACGCGACGGCCTTGCCCACCACCGGCGCAAGCCCCGCCGACCTCGCGACGGCTCCCGTGTCGCCGCACTGGGCCAGCCAGTTGGCCAGCATCAGATGGCCGTGCTCGGTCAGCACCGACTCCGGGTGGAACTGCACACCCTCCACCGCCAGTTCGCGGTGGCGCAGCCCCATGA
This sequence is a window from Streptomyces sp. NBC_01217. Protein-coding genes within it:
- a CDS encoding class E sortase yields the protein MTALRPEHDAGQDSPYEQGAYEAAGAFEAAVDQLADPLNDPLPGQERARGRGLHRAPDQPPQEQRQARARTQAQEQAPHGAQRPEETPPEWYDPEGFERDWYGQQTPAPSPASAPVSASAPTPASTPASTPASTHRAQPVTRAFPLDDETVGLRTADTRRLVDQAVPVTMPEPMSAPGPGSVSDAESFAEPGAGPESVDPEPRTGGRAERRRAAKGRGRRRTGPQPESMASATEPAASASAAKPMSRVEARRAARAAKDSPAVVASRVVGELFISLGVLMLLFVTYQLWWTNVRADQYAGKETHKIQDDWAKGDRNPGAFEAGQGFAIIHIPKLDVVVPIAEGTSKEKVLDRGMIGHYSEGTLRTAMPSAKQGNFALAGHRNTHGEPFRYINRLAPGDLIVVETQDAYYTYEATKTLPQTSPSNVSVIGPVPPGSGFTGPGRYITLTTCTPEFTSTYRLIVWGKMVDERPRSKGKPDALVG